GTTACGTTTGAGACAGAATCATTTCCTTCGATACCAAGAGCCCACTTGACCGATTCGTCAACCAGATTCCACCCGGCTTCGGTCATATGGTCTTCTTGACCTGCAAATAAAAACGTAGCAACCTGCCGGGCAGGAACTGGGTCACCATTTACATTTTTCGCACCTTTTTCGTAAGCAAATATCGTGGCTTTGGTAGGATCATCTGATGCAGTAGCAATGATGATGGCCTCTTGACCGGGCTTTCCGAAATTTACTTTACCAGCCTGGTTATACACCTTAACCGTGCCGCTTAATCCGGCAGAAAGGGGATGATTGCCATCCTTGATGGTAAGTGAATCCTGATTTTCATAGCTTCCAAAGGTGCCTGAAGAAGCATCACTTAAATGAATATCATCCAGTGCATACGGTTCCGCATAGACAACCGGAACGGGGGAATTCATAAACTTTTTGCCAATATAGGAGGATCCTGAGGATTCCCCGACAAATACGACATCATAGGCAAGTGCATCTTCAGTCGTTACCTCGTTATCCTTTTTAAAAGTGACCGAGTACCCAAGCGATTTCAAATGAGCCATTGTTTTTTCATCTGCCGGGATCCCTGTCCCCACAAGTAATACTCTTTTTCCTTCAACCAATGGATCCCAACTTACATCAACCTGACTGTCTTTTGATACAGCACTTACTCCAGTTGGTGCTGGAATTTCAGTTGGCTCTGCTGCTGAAACCGATGTAAGGGCAGCATTCTGTACAACTGAGAGCAATAAGATCAAACTTAGAAAAATATTGAGTAATTTATTCATTCGTTCCTCCTTGGGTGTAAACCCTTTCATTTTAAGATGAAATACTGCCTGCTCCGAAATCCTTTCCTTTGTTACCCACTTGGTAAAAACATAAACAATCCCTTCCTTTCAAAAAATGTGCCCTTGCAATTGAGAGTATAAGTAAATGAATTTTCTAAATATATAATCATTTTTACAGAGTTAAGCTAAAAGTCCTGCAGGAAGATAAAAAAGGAAAGGAATTGAGCATAACTTCGGGACATGATTATGGCTATTATCCTATCCGAATATGGAGTCAGGGGATCGGTGCCGATCGGTGCCAATCGGTGCCTGTCACCGCTTGTGGACAGATTCCACCTGAGGTGGACAGTTACCAATACACTGTCACTCCCCGAAATTATCGAAGATTGATAGGTTTTTAGATTGGTAAACAGTGATAGAATGGTGTAGTTGAATATGTTGGGGTGGTTGGTTGATGCTCTTCTTTCCGTTAAGGGAAGGAGGTAATTATCATAGAAGTTTGTCAGATTGTTTACTTTACTAGTTTCTATTGTCAGTTTTAAGGAGTATTCTAAAAAATCATCATTTTTATTCGACAAGTTCCTCTCCTGAAATCAAGTAGAAACTCATATGTCAATGGGGTTCATGCGTTATTTAATCAAGCGTTTGATTAGTAGAGTTCGAGTTAACCAATTGTTTGATTAGTATTGCATTACGTGTTGGTAATGCTGCGTCTGCTCGTTTCGGGTAGGAAGAAAATTGTCGAGATGATGGGTTAGCGTTAACGGGTTCCATACATGTATGCGCAGCAAAGGTGAACTTACGAAAACAATCAGACATAATGCATTTCCTAATAAGTTATTTTTACATTCAGAGGAATTGCCATCTTGGAATAACCTGTCGGTAATTGTATTTAGATTTTTCGGAATATGCCTATATGTAAAAAAGATCACCAAATTAAATTGTGTGATCTTTTTTACTTTATTTCGTACCTGTCAAGCTGAAAAATTGCTAGACGGTGAAAGACTAACCCGAGTAAGTGCGGTAGTCATGTAAGTGAGACTATTGAATTCCTCAAATAACATGCAAGCTGAATTTTTAAAATGTCTTCTGGGTTCGAAAAGGAAATTTGAAGCTTTTCTTCGATCCTTTTTAGCCTTTGATATAAAGTATTAACATGGATATGCAAAAGTTTGGCTGTTTGTGTTGCTTGACGATCATTTTCCATATAGGCAAGCAGGGTTTGTTCCAAATCCAAAGTACCATCTTTATCAGATGTGAGGGGATTAAAAACTTCATTAACAAACGAGTTCAGGTCATCCATGGGTTGATGAATAAAAAGATGATTAATGCCAATATCTTGATAATTTACAATACTTTTAAGCTGCCTCGAGATTAGGAAGGAAAGGGCTTTATCCGCTTCGGAGTAACTTTTTGCTATATTATCCATACTTGGATAGCAAGTACCAATCCCTATTTTTAGCGATTCTTCATGAACATTCATCCAGTTGGAATGAATAAGCTCTAGTTTCTTTTTTACATAATCCTGATCTGCATAGTGATTAAATTGGCATACCAACGTCACTTTATTTCCATAACCAAAAATGATTGAAACATAGATTCCTAAAAGTTTCTTGATTTGGGCAATTAGTTTATGCATTTGCATATTAAGAAAGTGAAAGTCAGCGTGAGGATGGATATGAATGGTGACTGCCATATAATAGGGATGATCATCCATTCTAAGCTCAATGGCCTTTTTTCGTATCAGGTTATATTCTCGGCACTGAATGAAGTCATTAAATAGATCATTTGTTTTTTGATAATAAGAATCCACTAATGTTTGTTTTCTGATAATCTCTAATGCAATCACGGAACTTGCCTGTTCCATTATCATTTTATTTAAAGGAAAAAAATCATCTTCCTCCATTTCTACTGCGATTATTCCAATCGGAACGTCAATTGCAATAATAGGGTGAATATACAAGGACTGACTATTAAGAGACTCAGTAAAAAAAGATTGAGTTTTTAATTTTGTATTTATCTCTGAAGGCAGTTCCCCTTTCCATTGGGTCGGACTGGAGTATTGTTGATGATCCGTTAAGTCTACGATCATTAATGGATGATTGATCATCTTTTTTATTTCATTAGCGATTTTTTGTAAACCTTTACTTTGAAGCGACAGTTTTATTAAGGTATTGTGAATGGTATCTCGTTGAATTAAAAGATCATTTTGTTTTTTGAGATTTTGGTAGAGTTTCGAATTTCTTAATACAATCGAGACCTGATCAGAAAAGCTTTCTAACAGTTGTTGATCATCTTTCGTTAAAAGGGGATAAGGACCATTTTGGTAGACAATCAATACACATAAAGTACGCTCCTCCACCTTTATTGGAACTGAAATAATAGATTTCAAATCGTCCAATTGGACGGAATTATACAGATGAAATAGATTATCAGATGCAATATTAGATGATTCTGAGATAATTTCCTCTATATTGGTAAGAATAAAAGATTTATTATCTTTAAATGTTTTCCCGATAATTCCTTCGCCAACTTTCATCCGCATTTTTTTGATTTCTTCATTTGGTCCGCCCGTCCAAGCTTTAGGAAATAGCACATCTAAGCTTGGTTCGTACATCCATAGAACTCCCATATCTGCTGCAGGAATAACAGATAAGGCATTTTCTAATATTTTTTTTAACAGGTTATCTAAATCTTCGAGGACGGAGATATCACGGATACTTTCCATCATTTTGTTCCTGATATATTTTTCTCGATCTAGCATTACTTGCAAGTAATATAAATCTATGATTGGTTTAAGTTCTCGCTCATTGTTTAGTACGGAGGTTTTACTGATTCTAATGACAATGGTTGTATGATTGGAATAATGGTAGTAAAGATC
This genomic stretch from Neobacillus niacini harbors:
- a CDS encoding helix-turn-helix domain-containing protein, whose product is MKLKQFLIDNSCLSHFQVWQSIKGLDFSLVVSHHFDKETPTPERFFNENIRTDETFNDLYYHYSNHTTIVIRISKTSVLNNERELKPIIDLYYLQVMLDREKYIRNKMMESIRDISVLEDLDNLLKKILENALSVIPAADMGVLWMYEPSLDVLFPKAWTGGPNEEIKKMRMKVGEGIIGKTFKDNKSFILTNIEEIISESSNIASDNLFHLYNSVQLDDLKSIISVPIKVEERTLCVLIVYQNGPYPLLTKDDQQLLESFSDQVSIVLRNSKLYQNLKKQNDLLIQRDTIHNTLIKLSLQSKGLQKIANEIKKMINHPLMIVDLTDHQQYSSPTQWKGELPSEINTKLKTQSFFTESLNSQSLYIHPIIAIDVPIGIIAVEMEEDDFFPLNKMIMEQASSVIALEIIRKQTLVDSYYQKTNDLFNDFIQCREYNLIRKKAIELRMDDHPYYMAVTIHIHPHADFHFLNMQMHKLIAQIKKLLGIYVSIIFGYGNKVTLVCQFNHYADQDYVKKKLELIHSNWMNVHEESLKIGIGTCYPSMDNIAKSYSEADKALSFLISRQLKSIVNYQDIGINHLFIHQPMDDLNSFVNEVFNPLTSDKDGTLDLEQTLLAYMENDRQATQTAKLLHIHVNTLYQRLKRIEEKLQISFSNPEDILKIQLACYLRNSIVSLT